DNA sequence from the Amphiprion ocellaris isolate individual 3 ecotype Okinawa chromosome 17, ASM2253959v1, whole genome shotgun sequence genome:
CTGCCAGTCCGCTGGTTTCAACTAAGCGTTTTCAGCTCCGATATAGCACATGTTTCGCTGGAGTCCCCCCTTCgaagtgtttttctgtgtttttttgctaGCACGGCGGCTCTGCTTGCTTTGTggtccgacttcctcccactgCGGCGGGGAGAGGCTCGTAAAACCTGGAGCGGCTCGGAGCTGCGGAGCCGGAGCACATTTTTAGGAACGCCGCTGGTATTATtagctgtatttttactattatgATACTGTTTTTTTTGGAATGGTAACCCCTTTAAgccatcttcatgttcatccaACCACATCATGATCTCTCCAGCTTTTAGATTAGTGTAATTTTGCAGATGTTGTGGGAGCAGAATCGCCCAGTGAGCCTGCAGGAGCTTTCCCAGAGGAGGACACTTGGAACAGGCACAGTTTAAGGGCTTGGATTTTAGGAAGCTGCTGCCTCATGCAGCAAATTCTGCACACAAACCCGTTCCCCTTATATCGCTCATGCTCCATCTACAAgttgtttttccacattgtaTTCGAGCAGTCACGAAGCAGCAGCTTCTCACAATTAATATTACAACACACTACATTTTCTGTTGACGTGCTCCACTGGGATGTACGGACgtgttgttttggtggaaaCGCAGTGCCGTTTCCTGGCCAGCAGTGGTAATGCTGCTGGAGGCCTACAGGCGGCAATAGGCCTTTTCACTGTCACATAACACTGACAGGCATGTTTTATAGCCGGTGACTGCTGAAAAAGCACCAGGAGGGCAAGGAGTATTTATCAAGTAATCATAAGGGTTGATCAACAGAAAAGTAACATACTTTTGTtcctaatttattcattttagtcattttcaacattcaACATTGTCAGGGACTCCTCACTCCCTCCACACCCACACTCCTCACTTAAATTCTTTGAACTGCTGCCATCAGTTTCCGAAGCATTAAAAACAGAACCCCCAGACTGTTCAACAGCTTCATTCCACAAGCTGGCAGAATGCTGAACTGCTGATCCGGATATGCACACTTCTGCACCTTCAtctaattttagtatttttagttttagtttcagtatttaaattattcaccATACCACAAGTTCACTTTAACTGTTGTGCACTTTACATCACAGACTGCTGCTATGAACACTTAAGAACAATTCAACTGCCAATTTTGTCAATTTGCCAATCTTTTAAAACGACATCTTAGCCTCCAAAGAGAATTTTGGAAGCTCCAAAGGAAAATAGCCTGAGCCAAATGATAAGAacataaaatccatccatccattatctatacaccgcttaatcctcattagggttgcaggggggctggagtctatcccagctgacttagggtgaaggtaggggacaccctggacaggtcaccagtctatcacaggactatacatagagacaaacaaacacactcacattcatacctacggacaatttagagttaccaattagcctcagcatgtttttgtactgtgggaggaagccggagtacctggagaaaacccacacatgcccagggagagcatgcaaactccgtgcagaaagatcccaggaaggctgggacgcaaACCAGAGTTGAGAGGTTGAGAGGGGTCCTCTGTGATCAGGGTGGCTTTCCTGATCACAGAGCGGTTAAACAGTTCAGAGATATGAGTTTGTGGTGAACCAATGATTTTGCTGGCCTGACTGACAATACAggagagttttgttttgtgtttaatggaGAGGGAGCTGTACCAGGATGCAATGTTGAAAGTGAGAATGAATTCAATGAGTAAGGTGTAAGACAAGACAGTGAAAGACATTTTGGTTTGTctaatggtcagaaataactgAACCATACATAGATTTCATCATCTTTACTGTATGTAGCATTCTTACCAAGcattctgaaaaaagaaaaaccctgcAGTGAAGTACAAAAGTCTGAGACCACAAGTGAATGTTCCTctattttacattgttttgatGCACTGCACTGGAAAAGCCTACAGGCTGCAGTAGGCCTTCACACTGTCAGACATGAACAACAAGCATGTCTGATAGCTTGTGGTAGTGCAGAAAAAGCATGCAACGCCAGAAGTGCAAGAAGTATTCTTTTAGTAATCACCAGGATTCATGAACAAAATTATAATCTGCAaatctttgctgttttattcattttatttattttttttcattctcagatcattttctttgtcatcCTTGATAGCACACTGAATACAGTGCAGAGATTTTCTCATCCTCAAAGAGGTTTTAGTAAGcgataaaactatcaaaaatgATAGGAGAATGCAGAGATTTCAGTCAAATAAGGTAACACAGACTCAGTGCTTTTACTGTAGATCTGGTTGTGATCcttctgagccaggaaaaactCAGACTGAGTCCAAAAGTCTAcatttttcagctgcttttttgtgttgttctgcctttctctttaaaatactccAAAGCTGatctattggattcaagtcaggcaacATACTTGCCCAGGtcactgttttcacttttttcttctataGAAATCCTTGTGTGAATTTGTGCTTTGGATTGTTGTCGTGCTGGAAAATTTttcttctgccaagcttctgcagactggaagTCATCTTGTCAGACAGTATTTTACTATATCCACAGCCATTTATGGTGCCATCTGTTAATGAAATCTTCACAAAacctgcttcactgtcaggactatgcattcactgtagtagtcctggtcaggttcacaccaaacatgctggacccaTCTGTGGCGAACATGTTTATCTtgatctcatctgaccaaagaatgtgttCCTAGCATTAATCAGGCATCTCTTCGTGGTATTTAGCAAAgtttcattttgcagttttgtagcAAATAGTCAATTTTGTCCATTGAGGTTGATGTCATGAACTGTCCTTCACAGTGACCTATCACAGAAAttctgatttccattgataactcTTGTGGctaagtctgaagcagctggtTTTTCAGCCCTAGATTGTACAAATACAGCTCTGTGTCTGGTGACATTTTAGGAAgacgaccactgcagctctgatcagtggtactatgactcatTCTATACATCATGATAACTGCTGGCactgtgtttccactgatttttagttggttGCTGATCTTCttgtatccttttccatctttgtgacgTTTCATAGTCAGATTTTTTATCCTATCTGACTGCTCTTTTCTATTtggagccatgatgtagacatGCGGATAGACACAACCCacaggtccaaaactgagaaagctcTGCTGTTCACACCTCATTTTATAGCTATGTCTGTACAGTTAGACTGAAGTCTAAGATGaactcagtttagtttcagtgatTGTACCGTTGatcattgtttacattttaaggactttaatttccaataaagaaaatctaaacTGTTAGATTTCAATGTTGCATGTGAGcaaattctgtttatttttattattgatacTGTTGGATTTAGATGTAATGCGATTAGTTTGTGGTGACACAATTGTGAATGTTTTGGCATTTAGGTGATGTTGCACAGGGGTGTATGCACTACTCAGTTCAGTGTGAGGTTTTCCCTCCATATAGAactttttggttttggtttaCCCAGTACCAGAGCAAAATTACCATCACCAAAATAATGAATACTGAGAATAAAAAAGagcaattcattttttttaacaagttaaCAAATCCATCTAGGAAATAGTCACAAGTGAGGTGATCTGATTATCCAAACATAATCCCTCTGATGTAATCTCAGAATTACCACTGTCACAATTAACAGCATCAAAAGTCCAACAATCAGTAGAGATCCTCATTTACAGCCACACAATAGCTGTGACACACTGatgtttaaactgtttaaactTCAAACAGTGATACTGGACACAGATtcaaaaatatctcaacaaaaTTAACATTTGGGTTCCAAAAGGGTAAAGCAGTAAATTTTCTTGTATTTGAGATGCTAAAACCTGAtttaatatttgacatttttttcttaataatttACTTTTGGGATAAATGGACTATCAAAATTGTTACAGATGAGGTACAAGTCAGTCAACTCTTCGTTTAATCTGATAATTATTTGAACTCTGAGTTCgacaaatatttgtaaattgCAAATATTTCTTGCAATTTAATTACCATTTAATCAATCTAAAATCGAGGCTGTTATATAATGAACTATAAACTTGGTTTTCAtcacagagatttttttttaactcaactTTCACTACAGGTCACCTCTAGTCAGAACACATTGTAAAAAGGAATTCAATGGACCTGATACCTAAAAGATCTAATTTTTTCACTTAGATAAAACTTCAAAggtttaaatattatttttgatgGGCTTGGTTAACATGATAATGTAGGTATTTGGACCAATGTGTTATTGTGtgcaattttaaattaaattagttttgtgtttgttttcatgacaTGTATGTTTATCCAAATACACAGCTTTAGTTTAACATTTCAAAAAGGATAATCAGGCAAAATTTTGTTGGTGAATGAAATGTTTCTTACAAGCTActacatgaacaaaaacatgaaaaagccACAAATTGTAGAGGAAATATAACTGGAgtaacttcatttttaaaaaagttggaGCAACtaattttttatgaataatcaactttaaaactgatgtcattaaataggatatattttaaaataccttTGAGTGCAGGGGCTATAAAGATAATGCCTCTAACTCAGTATAGTTTGTTGGTTAAACTTAATTCCATTAGagattggggggaaaaaagattgATGCCAACTGTTGCgctttttttagctttttttttttttttttagagtgatTGCAATTCAGAAAAAAGCAAGTGAATTATGCACCtcagtctatctatctatgtattaGATAAATAGATACATGGTGGAAGTCAGTAAGGTTTAAGAAAAACAGTTTATTCAGCACTGGGAGGCAGCAGGGGTTGAAGGTGAAGGGTCACATGGGAGAAAGGGGCTTGGAATAGGCTGTTACTGCTGAATACGGCGGATGGACTGGATCTGAGGGGTCTGGCAGTGGGAGCCAAACTCCCTGAAGTGTTTGTACTCCCCACAGTGACGATCACACTCCATGATATACTGGTATCCACGATAACCAGGGTACTGGTAGCACACAAATCTGTTGAGAAACAccagaggggagagagagagagagagagagaaggaagaacAGATGAAATGTTGCAATagactgctgttgtttttgagctgcagacaaaaaaaagaaggtgAATAGGAAACAGAAAAGTGGAAGGAAAGCAGCTGCTCACGCTCCAGACTGGATCCTGAGAGAGCCGACTTCATTGTTGCACCAGCCCATGGCCTGGAGGGAGGGATAATCATCGCTAAGCTCACCCTTACGGCCCAGGAAGTTCTCACGCTCAAAGATAGTCATACGACACTCTCTGTGGTTCTGGAGGAggggacaaaaaataaaagagcaaACAATAAGTTGCTTTTCTGGTCGGACAAGACCACACTGATTACTTGAGTTCCAAAGACAGCGCTGGAAGTTCCAGAGGCATTCTGGTGAATTTCAGCGCTCCAATTTATGGTggaaatatctttatttatggaaagaaaaacacaaagctaaGTATAAAGTACAAAGCAGTAATATTTAAATAGGTTGGCAGGTGGGTAGGTAGTATATTTATTGAGAATAGATATATAGTTTTATACTTGGGTAGGTAGGTAGCTAGCTTTATAAGAGGCTAACTAGCTACACAGCTAGCTATGTAGATATCCTTAGCTGAATATGTAGATAGCTAGCAACTAGGTAGATAACTAAGTAgctacatagatagatagatagatagatagatagatagatagatagatagatagatagatagatagatagatagatagatagatagatagatagatagatagatagatagatagatagatagatagataggtgaCACAGAAACAGTACTTCCTTTTGTGAAGCTAACTCAGGAGCTGAACTTACAGCACAAGCGATAGGTCTGAAGGAGGTCATCCTCTCAATGTGGTAGGCATTGCTACCTCCAAAAGCATCACACTGGGGATACTCCCCTCTCTCCAGGACAAACTGCTGTCCCTGGTACGAGGCATGCTCATAGCCCACCCAGCTggggagaagaaggagagaaactcCTTTGAAACCTACCCAACTTCACTGATACACAGCTCATCAACATCATGTCATGGTATATTTAGCATTGTGTCTATTTCCATTTAGAGCTTCATGGCCAAAAGCATTCTCTCTGTTTAACTCACGCTCCACTCTCCACCCTGAGGGAGCGAACGGTCTCGAAGCCGAACTCCATCACATTGCAGCACTCAGAGGTGAACTCATGGCGGCGGCCCTGGAAGCACTCCTCATCGAACACAATGATCTGATGGGGAAATGTAGACACAAACTTACTGTCTGATATCACTTCAGCAGCCCAGCTTACAGACATTGAACTGAGTTAACTCTGAGTGCTAGGTGCACTGGGGCACTTCTAACGAGGCTAAAGGCACCACCATGTGATATAAAAGCACTTATTTAGCTTTCATAGTGTCCTAATGTGGTGTACTTTTATTGGCAGCACTCCCTGCTGATTGAACTGTGTGCCTTTTCATCTTTTACAACAAGCAGCAGGTCACATCTTAGGGAACACTTGAAGGTTGAAAGGCCTGCCACCGAGGTGACGTATAAAATCTGTTCCTCTATCTGTAGACTCACCTTCCAGTGGCCGGAGAACTTGGTGCAATGGTGAGTCATCTTGTCTGGAAAGAAGAAACATTAGACAGTTGACAAGAATTGAAAGGATTGTGTTCACATGCTGTAAAACATGCATTTGATTCTGGTGCAGAAAGAAAATTTGGCTGATGATGAAATTCATAGTTAgctagtaaaataaaatgtgcagcATAGAGCCTGGAATCCAAAAATGGAGCAATTTTAGTGTTATTCTACACGTATATTGCTCCATAGCCTGTTCAATGGCCTGGCCAAGTGCAACAGTGTGTATGTTCAGATGAAAAGCCAGGATACCAGAGTCAGCCTGATGCATAACTCCTGGACTGAAAGCATTAACATCTATTTATAGTTTGTATACAAAAATGAAGAGGGTCAAAGATGCCGCAGGCTTCATCAAGGCTTCTTCCTGCCGCCCATTCTATCTCCTCATCTCATCTCCTCCCTGGTATATGTCTCCCACTGGGTGCAATGATGGCCTTTGGGCCACAGAGCCTAGGCGGCTCCTGTGTTTGGGGGGTTTCCAGAGTAGCTGTGTGCATATAGGGGGCTGCTGTACCCTGGATGTGCTGTGCTGTGTTGGGTGAGGGACAGGGACTCACCTTGCTTTGATGCCCTTGGGTTGTCCTGCCGTGAGAGTGAGAGGAGCCACGCGCCCCCACCCTTTTAAAGCCTCCCCTGGCAGGGGGCCATGCTGAAAGCCCCGGCTCAGCAGCAGGGAGGGGCTTTTCTTTGTCCCCCCCGACAAAAGCGTGGCTAATCTGTGGAGGGGCAGAAGTGCAGACACCACATTATCACCCAGGGCAGTGGACACGGAGGACACAGGAATATAAGAGACAAGATAGAGATGAGAAAATACGAGGGACAAGGATGTGAGAAGGGTTGGAGGGTGGAGAGAAAAGATGCAGCTGTTTATTTGAGTGTCGGGTTCCAAGTGTTTGTCATAAAACAGTATACAAATATTTTCCAGAGCTCAGTCTGATCACTTATTGCTTTATTCGCATCTTACTTTTCAGTGCTttacagagagaaaatgaatatgaaaaaaaatactgccaaTTATCCAATGAACATCATGCTATAAATAAAGGATCCAATAAGAAACCAGTATGGAAACTGTCATAAATAAACACTGTCACAAacttttttggtaaaataacagttaaatatcAGCAGCTGTGGCTGCAAGTATTAAACGATGAATCATTGtaaaatacactaccgttcaaaagtttgaggtcaaccagacaatttcatgttttccatgaaaactcgcacatttattcatgtgccaacacaatgtagcattagaacacaggagtgatggttgctggaaatgggcctctgtacccctatgtagatattccattaaaaatcagctgtttccagccagaatagtcattttccacatttacaatgtctagactgtatttctgaatcatttactgttatcttcattgaaaaaaaaaatgcatttctttcaaaaataaggaaatttctaagtgacagcaaacttttgaatggaAGTGTACATTTCTGCATTGTATTCTTGAATGTGAAATGTATTGTAAAATACTGGTACGTGAACTGTAACTGTAGCCTACAAATTACAACAATTTTGTAAATAACATTTTGTATAATTTGTCTGCTACAGTAATTTATTACAGTGAATGCAATGAGGAAACACCACAGGCATAATTAGATAAAATTTTCAGAGcagcaaaatgaatgaattaataaaagacagatgaaaatgtgtccaagtgaatacacaaattgatacaattaataacacatttattaaggaattaaaaataattcaaaaatcaAAGACTAAGAAATTAGGAAACAGTATGTTTTGTACTTTACTtgataaattacattttcagctcTTTTCTCTCACGTTGTAAtgtcatttcttgtctttcCTGCTCTGGCACATTGTAACCAAgaattgtaattttacagaattttcccttttttattttagagatCTTTCCATGTTGttgaaatacacaataataacTATAATAAAATTATAGCAATAGACAGCATATTTTtatgtctaatgtaaaataacattaaaaacctgtatctgtaaataaccataaaattttgatttttttaagtaaaatgttTTGACATAAAGTAACATAAAAAGTACATTCatacaaaaaactaacaaaataataaattaagaaTTACTTCTTATTCCGttttttttgaacaaatgtACATTTGATGTTACTTTTGTTATATCAAATAAATTAGCTTTTTGTTCATAATCAAAGTAGTTTTAATTCCCAGTCTTAACTGTGAGTATAATGAAATTGTCCAGGGATGATTAGAAGGTAGGGGAGGAGACTCAAAATTTTGAATTCAAGGTGAAGAAATTTAAAGTAGTGAACCTATTtctttactctgccaaggaacgggaacgagttatgtgacgatcggcatacatttgtctgtctgtctgtttgtctgtgagcaacattattcaaaaacagactaatggattttgctgaaattctcagggaaggtcagaaatgacacaaggaccaagtgattagattttggcagtgatgcggcttatagtctggatcaacggatttgttaaaaatttctgtaccATTGCATGATAGccgcacggtgtcactgtaactatgacaacaagtgaacactacatcagctgcctgctgacaatcacgtgattgtgatcctactacaaattgacctcagcggacttatcgggacttatccattggaaatgatacaaggaacaactgattaaattgtgggggtgtttccaagtcccattaattcccaccgtccactacatatttaggtcatgcgatttcgtatccgtacataacgtacacacgcataacacatgcttgtgcttagcgcaaggtcattttgtttgttggtacatctatattaaatggtcacattctatagtgctgtgatttctgccacaatttttttcaaaagccgtcagaaatgatacgactgagcagcattggcagagtactgcgcttactgagtgcttttctagtttctacTTCATCAATTAGCTTTAAATTAACTTGCAGTTACCACAGTTATTGTATCAACCAAACCCATAGAAATGAACTTAAACTTAATATGGCagcttaaaatataaaacacattgtGCAATGTTTATTTAAGGAAAATGTCCTGTGCAGACAGTGTTTGCTTATGAAGcaggattgtgtgtgtgcaattAGAAAAATGAATATCTAGGTTATTCATGAAGATGTTTTGATCTATCAGTACTTTGTCTGACACTGTATGTAAGACATTATTGTATTCCTCTGTGAAAATGCCTGCACGCCTATACTCAAATGCAGCAAAACTATCAATCCGAACAGACCGTCTGTGTCTCTGCTCTTATTAAATGCGAACTTCAGAATGTGAGAAAGTTAGTTCCAGCAACGATATCTGACAGATTACACATGATCAGCTCAGTGGTTGAAATGTTTTCCcctaaaaatctcaaattttcAAAGTACCATCCATCACatactgaacaaaacaaaaatctaagTCCTCCAGGTTTGAACAAGACTGTTGTAGTGTGTTTTCCAGTGTGACCGAACAGCACTCATGgatgtgcgtgtgtctgtgtgtgtgtgtgtgtgtgtgtgtgtgtgtgtgtgtgtgtgtgtgtgtgtgtgtgtgtgtgtgtgtgtgtgtgtgtgtgtgtgtgtgtgtgtgtgtgtcttacatAATCAAGCACTTGTGAACAAGGGAGCAGAGGCACTCAACTGGGCAGCAGCAATTTCTAAAAAACAGCCAGTCCAAAGGAATTTCGGCCACTTCTACATATAGTTTGGTAGACTCTAAAAATTCTCACTGCTACTGGAAATTTGGAGCATCAAAcagtaaaggaaaacacaaaatcgGGTATTAAGAGTAAAAGTTATGGTAGCTtctcaaaacaaaatgaattggTGGGTAGATAGCTCGATAAATAGAGACTTTATTGTCTTCACTGTGGCTTGAGAACGCTGCCTCACACAGTACAGTGACTGCCAACAACATCTTGATGTCCATTCATGCAAATACAATGCATGTACCACAATACAACAGTTCATACACAAAAACTGGTCTAATTAAACacatatactaccgttcaaaagtttggggtctctcAGAATtgccattatttttgaaagaaaggcagtttttttcattgaagatcacatttaatgaatcagaaatacagtctagacgtcGTTAATGTGGTagatgactattctagctggaaacggctgatttttaattgaatatc
Encoded proteins:
- the cryba4 gene encoding beta-crystallin A4, producing the protein MTHHCTKFSGHWKIIVFDEECFQGRRHEFTSECCNVMEFGFETVRSLRVESGAWVGYEHASYQGQQFVLERGEYPQCDAFGGSNAYHIERMTSFRPIACANHRECRMTIFERENFLGRKGELSDDYPSLQAMGWCNNEVGSLRIQSGAFVCYQYPGYRGYQYIMECDRHCGEYKHFREFGSHCQTPQIQSIRRIQQ